Proteins from one Enoplosus armatus isolate fEnoArm2 chromosome 4, fEnoArm2.hap1, whole genome shotgun sequence genomic window:
- the znf131 gene encoding zinc finger protein 131: protein MAAEVEVEVNAGSEYPAHYKVMMDKLNEQRQLDQFTDITLIVDGHQFRAHKAVLAACSQFFHKFFQDFTQEPLVEIEGVSNTAFRQLMEFTYTATLVVAGQEEAYDVWKAAEYLQMQEAIKALDNKINENPSPTAKSKGKKRKIAETSNVITETLPSVEGEQVEIEVIGEGDIEVEETGLEEVVDAAKNAQAGSDDSALALLADITSKYQQGEPTLQVIKKGGIEEEVVYQEETVMASKVLENVEVVEVQISQVDNMFRCNKCDRSFKLYYHLKQHLKTHLGSLEKPHVCNHCGKAYTREGALKQHISTFHFDAEELSRNQKPQKKVHVCEYCKKHFDHFGHFKEHLRKHTGEKPYECPDCHERFARNSTLKCHMAACQNGAGAKKGRKKLYECQVCSSVFNSWDQFKDHLVSHTGVKPNHCTMCDMWFTHPKELKAHLKHVHSIEDNKSTEEVVLTDSAAAAALAIATQSIEGAETVLLDDGIQVEHVTVEPVDVMEMEETATVVVEDGGVAEMCEEDVERLKRAGVQIQVVHVTTTEVDGQQVVNSQVEVEMEGEMVNVEEAEQAVVV from the exons ATGGCGGCTGAGGTGGAGGTCGAGGTGAATGCAGGCAGTGAGTACCCAGCACATTACAAAGTCATGATGGACAAACTTAATGAGCAACGACAGCTGGATCAGTTCACAGACATCACCTTGATTGTGGATG GACACCAGTTCAGGGCCCATAAAGCAGTGTTGGCAGCATGCAGTCAGTTTTTCCATAAGTTCTTCCAGGATTTTACCCAGGAGCCTCTGGTGGAGATAGAAG GAGTGAGTAACACAGCCTTTCGCCAGCTGATGGAGTTCACTTACACAGCAACACTAGTTGTTGCTGGACAAGAGGAGGCCTATGATGTCTGGAAGGCTGCTGAATACCTCCAGATGCAGGAAGCTATCAAGGCACTTGACAATAA AATAAACGAGAATCCCTCGCCGACGGCAAAGAGCAAAGGTAAAAAGAGGAAGATTGCTGAGACATCTAATGTAATCACAGAAACCCTACCTTCAGTGGAAGGGGAACAG GTGGAGATTGAGGTTATAGGGGAAGGGGACATTGAGGTGGAAGAGACTGGACTGGAGGAGGTGGTCGATGCAGCAAAGAATGCTCAGGCGGGGTCAGATGACTCTGCTTTGGCTCTTCTTGCTGACATAACCAGCAAGTATCAGCAAGGGGAACCTACGCTACAGGTCATAAAGAAGGGAGGAATAGAAGAG GAAGTGGTGTATCAGGAGGAAACGGTGATGGCCTCCAAGGTACTGGAGAATGTCGAGGTCGTAGAGGTCCAGATTTCCCAAGTGGACAACATGTTCCGCTGCAACAAGTGTGATCGTAGCTTCAAGTTGTATTATCACCTCAAACAGCACTTGAAAACACACCTGGGCTCGCTGGAAAAACCCCATGTCTGCAACCACTGCGGTAAAGCCTACACGCGGGAGGGCGCCTTGAAGCAGCACAtcagcacatttcattttgatgCAGAAGAGCTGTCTCGAAACCAGAAACCCCAGAAGAAAGTCCATGTTTGTGAATACTGTAAAAAGCACTTTGACCACTTTGGCCACTTTAAGGAGCACTTGCGGAAGCACACTG GTGAAAAACCTTATGAGTGTCCAGATTGCCACGAGCGATTTGCAAGAAACAGCACACTGAAGTGCCATATGGCAGCCTGTCAGAATGGGGCCGGAGCCAAGAAAGGACGCAAGAAACTCTATGAATGCCAG gTCTGCAGCAGTGTATTCAACAGCTGGGACCAGTTTAAAGACCATCTTGTGAGCCACACAGGAGTCAAACCCAACCACTGCACCATGTGCGACATGTGGTTCACCCACCCAAAAGAACTAAAGGCCCACCTCAAACATGTCCATTCCATTGAGGACAACAAGTCAACGGAAGAAGTGGTCCTCACTGActctgccgccgccgccgccctCGCCATTGCAACACAGAGCATAGAGGGGGCCGAGACGGTCCTCCTGGATGATGGAATCCAGGTGGAACACGTCACAGTGGAGCCTGTGGAcgtgatggagatggaggagactGCAACAGTTGTGGTGGAGGACGGAGGGGTGGCAGAGATGTGCGAGGAGGACGTGGAGAGATTAAAGCGTGCCGGGGTGCAAATCCAGGTGGTGCACGTGACCACGACTGAAGTTGACGGGCAGCAGGTGGTGAACTCTCAGGTGGAAGTAGAGATGGAGGGTGAAATGGTGAACGTTGAGGAGGCAGAACAAGCTGTGGTTGTATGA